A genomic segment from Spinacia oleracea cultivar Varoflay chromosome 3, BTI_SOV_V1, whole genome shotgun sequence encodes:
- the LOC110787364 gene encoding kinesin-like protein KIN-10A, whose product MAPTPNSSSKSNQTHFNIIRTPQSKQRLQFNSSRVPHPSPNPNQNPNSQPAEHPVEVIGRVRNLPEPSKDDKLTTNLFHINPDHHSIRVKTEIGYRDFTLDGVSSSEDDDLEGFYKKFIEARILGVKMGAKCTIMMYGPTGSGKSHTMFGCLKQPGIVYRSLRDILGDKENGEEQVGMFVQVSVLEIYNEEIYDLLSYEKGGGSFNLWSKGSASKVKLEVMGKKAKNATFISGNEAGKILREIQKVEKRRIVRSTNCNDRSSRSHCMIILDAPTVGGRLMLVDMAGSENIEQAGQVGFEAKMQTAKINQGNTALKRVVESIANGDSHVPFRDSKLTMLLQDSFEDDKSKILMILCASPDPKETHKTISTLEYGAKAKCIVRGPHTPVKDKINGDDSASSVILGSRITAMDQFILKLTTENKQREKECSEAKKLLQKKEEEVSQLRAKFQQVGGEERVSGGASEEEINEKVNERMQTLRKELEKQLEECKRMANEYVELEKRRMEEKVQRQQQEVEMLRRRLEEMEVELSRSRDVSSGSSSDGSGVDLDSIGLVRRLKEVYADEDPGMEKSMDLDMGDQDSYAREVIIGQGSFTPILAEKTYLSTVYEEEEVEGEDEDDEVEKKVIEEKKVSTSPLVVSDVQLTPSSRKTRIQNIFTLCGNQRELSQSQRPPLFSETSCDQSTMEHSPMTTTPPATPESVKKNLNLSPKATPEPMKENFNPSEAANNESSSVLIEVYVKWEATKENPGKFVNKLKVVRDATLADLRKLIEIHLGIDKQDFTFLSLGDPTGAPILKEKEENVLASKLPTCNNQLGGHLACLRPAKGAQSPSVVPFTSLENRLHTTTTTTPVSCAKKIVNDCLSPSIDSDLGSTPYITHRRY is encoded by the exons ATGGCTCCAACACCAAATTCATCGTCAAAATCAAACCAAACCCATTTCAACATAATCCGAACTCCGCAATCCAAACAGCGGCTTCAATTCAATTCTTCAAGAGTACCTCACCCTTCCCCAAACCCTaaccaaaaccctaattccCAACCTGCAGAACACCCAGTTGAAGTGATTGGAAGAGTCAGAAATCTTCCTGAACCATCAAAAGATGACAAACTCACCACCAATCTCTTCCATATCAACCCGGATCACCATTCAATTCGGGTCAAGACTGAAATTGGATACCGTGATTTTACCCTTGATGGGGTTTCTTCTTCTGAGGATGATGACCTTGAAGGGTTCTACAAGAAGTTTATTGAGGCTAGGATTCTTGGGGTTAAAATGGGTGCTAAATGTACTATAATGATGTATGGGCCGACGGGTTCGGGTAAGAGTCACACCATGTTTGGGTGTCTGAAGCAGCCTGGGATTGTGTATAGGAGTTTAAGAGATATTTTGGGGGACAAAGAAAATGGGGAAGAACAAGTTGGGATGTTTGTGCAAGTTTCTGTGTTGGAGATTTATAATGAGGAAATTTATGATCTTTTGTCTTATGAGAAAGGTGGTGGATCTTTTAATCTTTGGTCCAAGGGCAGTGCTTCTAAG GTAAAACTAGAAGTGATGGGAAAGAAAGCTAAAAATGCTACATTTATATCTGGAAATGAGGCTGGAAAAATCTTGAGGGAGATACAAAAAGTGGAGAAGCGAAGGATTGTTCGAAGCACGAATTGCAATGACAGAAGTTCGCGGAGCCACTGTATG ATAATCTTGGATGCTCCGACTGTTGGTGGAAGGCTGATGCTTGTCGACATGGCGGGATCAGAGAATATAGAACAAGCTGGTCAGGTTGGCTTTGAAGCCAAAATGCAG ACTGCAAAGATTAATCAAGGTAATACAGCTTTGAAGAGAGTTGTTGAGTCAATTGCTAATGGTGATTCCCATGTACCATTCAGAGACAGCAAGTTAACTATGCTTCTGCAG GATTCTTTTGAGGATGACAAGTCAAAGATACTGATGATTTTGTGTGCAAGTCCAGACCCGAAAGAGACACACAAAACAATCTCTACACTCGAGTATGGAGCAAAAGCGAAATGCATTGTCCGTGGTCCACATACACCTGTCAAAGATAAGATCAACGGCGATGATTCTGCTTCTTCTGTTATTCTAGGATCCAGAATCACAGCAATGGATCAGTTCATTTTGAAGCTAACAACGGAAAACAagcagagagagaaagagtgcaGTGAAGCAAAGAAGTTGCTTCAGAAAAAAGAGGAAGAAGTTTCACAGTTGAGGGCAAAGTTCCAGCAAGTGGGAGGAGAAGAAAGAGTCTCTGGTGGTGCTAGTGAAGAGGAGATCAATGAGAAAGTCAATGAACGTATGCAGACTTTGAGGAAGGAACTCGAGAAGCAGTTAGAAGAGTGCAAAAGAATGGCTAATGAGTATGTTGAGTTGGAGAAAAGGAGAATGGAAGAGAAGGTACAAAGACAACAACAAGAAGTTGAGATGTTGAGGCGAAGATTAGAGGAAATGGAGGTTGAGTTATCTCGTTCCAGAGATGTAAGCAGTGGAAGTAGTAGTGATGGAAGTGGGGTCGATTTGGATAGCATTGGTCTTGTGAGAAGACTCAAGGAAGTGTATGCTGATGAAGATCCGGGAATGGAGAAGTCAATGGACTTAGATATGGGTGATCAAGATTCATATGCTCGTGAAGTGATCATAGGACAGGGTTCTTTCACTCCTATACTTGCTGAAAAGACATATTTGAGCACTGTTTACGAGGAGGAAGAAGTGGAAGGTGAGGATGAAGATGATGAGGTAGAGAAGAAGGTTATAGAGGAGAAAAAAGTGTCAACATCACCATTGGTGGTTAGTGATGTTCAGCTCACTCCATCTTCAAGGAAAACAAGGATTCAGAACATTTTCACCTTGTGTGGGAATCAAAGGGAGCTTTCACAATCACAACGGCCTCCTCTGTTTTCTGAAACTTCATGTGATCAATCAACAATGGAGCACAGTCCTATGACCACCACCCCACCTGCAACTCCTGAGTCTGTGAAGAAAAACCTGAATCTGTCACCAAAGGCCACACCAGAGCCTATGAAGGAAAACTTCAACCCATCAGAAGCAGCAAATAATGAAAGTAGTAGCGTTTTgattgaagtttatgttaaatgGGAGGCAACAAAGGAAAACCCAGGAAAGTTTGTCAACAAACTTAAGGTTGTCAGAGATGCAACCTTGGCTGATTTGAGGAAACTCATTGAGATTCATCTTGGGATTGATAAGCAGGACTTTACTTTCCTGTCATTAGGG GATCCTACTGGAGCTCCAATCTTGAAAGAAAAGGAAGAGAATGTGTTAGCGAGTAAACTGCCTACGTGCAACAACCAACTTGGAGGGCATTTAGCATGCTTGCGGCCAGCTAAAGGCGCTCAATCTCCTAGTGTTGTTCCATTTACTTCCTTGGAAAACAGACttcatacaacaacaacaacaacaccagtTTCCTGTGCGAAGAAGATAGTTAATGATTGTTTATCACCTAGCATAGACTCTGATTTGGGTTCCACTCCCTATATTACTCATCGTCGATATTGA